A genomic stretch from Aedes albopictus strain Foshan chromosome 2, AalbF5, whole genome shotgun sequence includes:
- the LOC134287032 gene encoding uncharacterized protein K02A2.6-like yields the protein MDDLKMSLGDETDSGADQSAEEPTDEKQQSNWMNNVLLGKSDNSKPAFVELNVNGKNLLIECDTGACATICSINTFKEKFSKCTLLPAKGFFFVISGETVNVVGKINVRVKFQKRVLTLSLLVIKSSKNFVYLLGRDWLNAIWPHWRDAFALNSLHDTNRDRWINNTVKQLKSDFASVFDDDLTEPIRNVVVDIRIDESAKPIVHKSYTVAFKHREAVSTHLDELEAKGILEKIEYAEWASPIVVVVKPNKKDIRVCMDGSKTVNPHIITHHYPLPVIDELITNKSGAKTFALIDLRGAYQQLVVSEASKRLLVINTHKGLYAYRRLPFGVKPAATIFQSVMDKILQDIPNVQAYIDGILIWAETDEELMKTIKLVLQRLVKHNVKINAEKCKWFVSHVKYLGHILSEAGVSPNPEKVRAITAVSEPKSKMQLKAFLGMITFYTKFIPKLSLILSPMYQLLKKDTKW from the exons ATGGATGATCTGAAGATGAGCCTGGGAGATGAGACCGACAGCGGCGCTGATCAGTCGGCCGAGGAACCGACAGACGAAAAGCAGCAATCTAACTGGATGAACAACGTGTTATTGGGTAAGTCAGATAACTCAAAACCGGCTTTTGTGGAATTGAATGTAAATGGGAAAAATCTGTTGATAGAGTGTGATACAGGGGCATGCGCGACTATTTGCTCTATCAATACATTCAAAGAAAAGTTCAGTAAATGCACACTACTACCcgccaaaggatttttttttgtaatatcagGAGAGACCGTAAATGTTGTGGGCAAAATCAACGTGCGAGTAAAATTCCAGAAGAGAGTATTGACATTATCTCTTTTGGTGatcaaatcttccaaaaatttcgtaTATCTTTTAGGGAGAGATTGGCTAAATGCAATCTGGCCACACTGGAGGGATGCATTTGCGCTCAATTCTCTGCATGATACGAATAGAGATAGATGGATTAACAACACAGTAAAGCAGTTGAAGTCCGACTTTGCATCTGTGTTCGATGACGATCTCACCGAACCTATCAGAAATGTAGTAGTAGACATTAGGATAGATGAGTCTGCGAAACCGATCGTCCATAAATCATACACAGTAGCATTCAAACATCGGGAAGCGGTGAGCACTCATTTAGATGAATTGGAAGCTAAGGGTATTCTCGAGAAGATAGAGTATGCGGAATGGGCTTCTCCTATAGTAGTCGTAGTAAAACCTAATAAAAAAGATATTAGAGTCTGTATGGATGGATCAAAAACAGTTAACCCCCACATTATTACACATCATTATCCTCTCCCGGTTATCGATGAGCTGATAACTAATAAGAGCGGAGCAAAAACATTCGCTCTCATTGATTTAAGAGGAGCCTATCAGCAACTGGTTGTATCAGAAGCCTCCAAGAGGCTTTTGGTAATAAATACCCATAAAGGATTGTACGCGTATCGTAGATTGCCGTTCGGAGTAAAGCCAGCCGCAACAATTTTTCAATCGGTCATGGacaaaattcttcaagatattccaAATGTTCAAGCTTACATCGATGGCATTCTGATTTGGGCCGAGACGGACGAGGAACTGATGAAAACAATTAAGCTTGTGTTACAGAGACTGGTGAAGCATAAT gttaagattaATGCCGAGAAATGCAAATGGTTCGTATCCCATGTGAAATATTTGGGGCACATTCTGTCGGAGGCGGGAGTATCGCCAAACCCGGAGAAGGTGAGGGCAATTACGGCCGTGTCAGAGCCGAAATCCAAGATGCAACTAAAAGCATTTCTTGGCATGATAACATTCTACACCAAATTTATACCTAAACTGAGTTTAATTCTTTCTCCAATGTATCAGCTATTAAAAAAAGATACTAAATGGTGA